The following are encoded together in the Lactuca sativa cultivar Salinas chromosome 1, Lsat_Salinas_v11, whole genome shotgun sequence genome:
- the LOC111910189 gene encoding nuclear pore complex protein NUP96 isoform X1 — MGVDLDALVAESRFKKRKVTLDVYNGSSPCSISREIQTFLPTLQASDYFTEPCLTELAMRELMNPGHCQRVQNFTVGRYGYGKVKFFGETDVRWLDLNQIIKFKRHEIVVYEDETTKPVIGKGLNKAAEVTLLLQITSMKDQVTEKLRVSAERQGAKFISFDSNKKEWKFTVQHFSRFGLSDDEEEDIAMGDAGSDSDVQEPIPMNDSDGSDPHLLSHSLPSHLGLDPVRMKEMQMVMFPYEEDEDEELNESFSHHKQHIRSPIHHPSTKITRKTPLALLEYNPGSFGSTPNGSILLTQQKKPLPLTITKVQGFKMEVKETPVTKNYSRNIVDAALFMGKSFGIAWGPNGLLLHCNSSTINLQKAATDNVVRDENNKVREELIDSCFDSPLNFHKEINHETKEVEVDDYKIKIQKLVCDRLSLSHICRSYISIIEKQLEVTGLSPSKRVMLMHQVLVWELIKVLFSSREISSLDPDMEALPLIRRAEFSYWLQESVMHRVQDEISSLNDSNDLQHLFLLLTGRQLDTAVELSASRGDVRLALLLSQAGGSMVNRSDLDHQLNLWKTNGLDFSFIEKDRIKILELLSGNIHEALGDMNIDWKRFLGLLMWYQLPPDSDLISIFQTYHRLLENGRAPYPVPVYIDEGVVENGWTAGNDRFDLAYYLMILHGSEDREFGILKTMFSAFASSHDPLDHHMIWHQRAVLEAVGTFSCDDLHVLDMGFVSQLLSLGHCHWAIYVVLHMSNHEDYPNLQARVIKEILFQYCETWSGQESQREFIEELGVPSAWMHEALAVYHGYYGNSVNALEHYLGCGFWQKAHSTFISLVAHSLFLSGKHSEIWRIATSMEEHKSEIENWDVGAGIYMTFYTLRISLEEDDDAMTEMQVSLKKKNDECKEFFSRLKESLAVWDSRLPLDARMVYAKMAEEISDLLVGDPGEGSSIEDKLECFSTIFDSPIPDDILSCHLQSAVSHFALHLTEAAS; from the exons ATGGGTGTGGATTTAGATGCTCTTGTTGCTGAATCCCGATTCAAGAAAAGAAAAGTAACATTGGATGTctataacggttcttcaccttgTTCAATCTCACGTGAGATTCAAACTTTCTTACCTACCCTTCAAGCTTCTGATTATTTTACTGAACCTTGTTTGACCGAATTGGCCATGAGAGAACTCATGAACCCAGGTCATTGCCAAAGGGTTCAAAACTTTACAGTTGGTAGATATGGTTATGGAAAAGTTAAGTTTTTTGGAGAAACCGATGTCAGATGGTTAGATTTAAACCAGATTATCAAATTCAAACGACATGAGATTGTTGTGTATGAAGATGAAACTACCAAACCTGTAATTGGTAAGGGACTCAACAAGGCTGCTGAAGTAACTCTACTTTTACAAATAACCTCCATGAAAGACCAAGTAACAGAGAAGTTGAGGGTAAGTGCAGAAAGACAAGGAGCAAAGTTTATCTCTTTTGATTCAAACAAAAAAGAATGGAAATTTACAGTTCAACATTTTAGTAGATTTGGTCTGagcgatgatgaagaagaagatatcGCAATGGGTGATGCCGGTTCCGATTCCGATGTCCAAGAACCGATTCCAATGAATGATAGTGATGGTTCTGATCCCCACCTTCTTTCTCATTCTCTTCCTTCACACCTTGGTCTTGATCCTGTTAGAATGAAGGAAATGCAAATGGTGATGTTTCCTtatgaggaagatgaagatgaagaattgAATGAAAGTTtttcacaccataagcaacaCATAAGATCTCCAATACATCATCCTTCTACCAAAATAACTCGAAAAACTCCATTAGCTTTACTCGAGTACAATCCTGGTAGTTTTGGGTCAACCCCAAACGGGTCAATTTTATTAACCCAACAAAAGAAACCCCTTCCTTTAACAATAACAAAAGTTCAAGGGTTTAAAATGGAGGTAAAGGAAACACCAGTGACAAAGAACTACTCACGAAACATAGTTGATGCTGCATTGTTCATGGGTAAATCATTTGGTATAGCGTGGGGTCCAAATGGCCTCCTTCTTCATTGCAATTCTTCCACAATAAATCTACAAAAAGCTGCAACTGATAACGTTGTCAGAGACGAAAACAACAAAGTACGTGAAGAACTTATCGATTCATGCTTCGATTCTCCTTTAAACTTTCATAAAGAAATCAACCATGAAACAAAGGAAGTTGAAGTTGATGATTACAAGATAAAGATTCAAAAACTTGTATGTGATCGTTTGTCACTTTCTCATATATGTCGAAGCTATATATCAATCATTGAGAAACAACTAGAAGTAACCGGATTATCCCCTTCCAAACGTGTCATGTTAATGCACCAAGTTCTTGTTTGGGAGCTCATAAAGGTTCTTTTCTCTTCAAGAGAAATAAGCTCATTAGATCCAGACATGGAAGCACTTCCTTTGATCCGAAGAGCAGAGTTCAGTTACTGGTTACAAGAATCCGTAATGCATCGCGTACAAGATGAAATCAGTTCCTTAAACGACTCAAATGATTTACAACATTTGTTTTTGTTGTTAACTGGAAGACAACTTGATACAGCTGTCGAGCTCTCTGCTTCAAGAGGAGACGTGAGGCTCGCGTTGCTGCTAAGCCAGGCTGGCGGGTCAATGGTCAACCGGTCCGATCTTGACCATCAACTTAATCTTTGGAAAACCAACGGTTTGGATTTCAGTTTCATTGAAAAGGACAGGATCAAGATTTTAGAGTTGCTTTCAGGTAATATCCATGAGGCTTTAGGAGACATGAACATTGATTGGAAAAGATTTCTAGGTTTGTTAATGTGGTATCAGCTTCCACCTGATTCTGATTTGATTTCCATTTTTCAAACGTATCACCGTCTTTTAGAAAACGGGCGGGCCCCGTATCCGGTTCCGGTTTACATAGACGAAGGGGTAGTGGAAAACGGATGGACCGCGGGTAATGACCGTTTTGACCTTGCGTATTATCTTATGATTCTTCATGGAAGTGAAGACAGGGAGTTTGGTATCTTAAAGACTATGTTTAGTGCGTTTGCTTCAAGTCATGATCCGCTTGATCACCATATGATTTGGCATCAACGTGCTGTTTTGGAAGCTGTTGGGACATTTAGTTGTGATGATCTTCATGTTCTTGATATGGGATTTGTTTCACAGTTGTTGTCTTTGGGACACTGTCATTGGGCAATCTATGTTGTCCTCCATATGTCTAATCATGAGGATTATCCGAATCTGCAAGCTCGCGTTATTAAAGAAATATTGTTTCAGTATTGTGAAACATGGAGTGGTCAAGAAAGTCAACGCGAGTTTATTGAAGAATTAGGGGTTCCATCAGCTTGGATGCATGAGGCCttg GCTGTATATCATGGTTACTATGGAAATTCCGTTAATGCCCTTGAACATTATCTTGGATGTGGGTTTTGGCAAAAGGCACATTCGACCTTCATAAGTTTGGTTGCACATTCTCTGTTCTTGTCAG GGAAACACTCGGAGATATGGAGGATTGCGACTTCAATGGAAGaacataaatcagaaattgagaATTGGGATGTTGGGGCTGGAATTTACATGACATTTTATACCCTTAGAATTAGTTTGGAGGAAGATGATGATGCAATGACTGAAATG CAGGTTTCTCTAAAGAAGAAAAATGATGAGTGTAAAGAGTTCTTTAGTCGGTTGAAAGAGTCCTTGGCAGTTTGGGACAGCCGTTTGCCTCTTGATGCCAG AATGGTGTATGCAAAGATGGCAGAGGAGATAAGTGATTTGCTTGTAGGGGATCCAGGAGAGGGGTCAAGCATTGAGGATAAGTTGGAGTGTTTCAGTACCATATTTGATTCACCCATCCCTGATGACATTCTTTCATGCCATCTACAGTCTGCAGTTTCTCATTTTGCATTGCATCTAACAGAAGCAgcctcttaa
- the LOC111910189 gene encoding nuclear pore complex protein NUP96 isoform X2 gives MGVDLDALVAESRFKKRKVTLDVYNGSSPCSISREIQTFLPTLQASDYFTEPCLTELAMRELMNPGHCQRVQNFTVGRYGYGKVKFFGETDVRWLDLNQIIKFKRHEIVVYEDETTKPVIGKGLNKAAEVTLLLQITSMKDQVTEKLRVSAERQGAKFISFDSNKKEWKFTVQHFSRFGLSDDEEEDIAMGDAGSDSDVQEPIPMNDSDGSDPHLLSHSLPSHLGLDPVRMKEMQMVMFPYEEDEDEELNESFSHHKQHIRSPIHHPSTKITRKTPLALLEYNPGSFGSTPNGSILLTQQKKPLPLTITKVQGFKMEVKETPVTKNYSRNIVDAALFMGKSFGIAWGPNGLLLHCNSSTINLQKAATDNVVRDENNKVREELIDSCFDSPLNFHKEINHETKEVEVDDYKIKIQKLVCDRLSLSHICRSYISIIEKQLEVTGLSPSKRVMLMHQVLVWELIKVLFSSREISSLDPDMEALPLIRRAEFSYWLQESVMHRVQDEISSLNDSNDLQHLFLLLTGRQLDTAVELSASRGDVRLALLLSQAGGSMVNRSDLDHQLNLWKTNGLDFSFIEKDRIKILELLSGNIHEALGDMNIDWKRFLGLLMWYQLPPDSDLISIFQTYHRLLENGRAPYPVPVYIDEGVVENGWTAGNDRFDLAYYLMILHGSEDREFGILKTMFSAFASSHDPLDHHMIWHQRAVLEAVGTFSCDDLHVLDMGFVSQLLSLGHCHWAIYVVLHMSNHEDYPNLQARVIKEILFQYCETWSGQESQREFIEELGVPSAWMHEALAVYHGYYGNSVNALEHYLGCGFWQKAHSTFISLVAHSLFLSGKHSEIWRIATSMEEHKSEIENWDVGAGIYMTFYTLRISLEEDDDAMTEMVSLKKKNDECKEFFSRLKESLAVWDSRLPLDARMVYAKMAEEISDLLVGDPGEGSSIEDKLECFSTIFDSPIPDDILSCHLQSAVSHFALHLTEAAS, from the exons ATGGGTGTGGATTTAGATGCTCTTGTTGCTGAATCCCGATTCAAGAAAAGAAAAGTAACATTGGATGTctataacggttcttcaccttgTTCAATCTCACGTGAGATTCAAACTTTCTTACCTACCCTTCAAGCTTCTGATTATTTTACTGAACCTTGTTTGACCGAATTGGCCATGAGAGAACTCATGAACCCAGGTCATTGCCAAAGGGTTCAAAACTTTACAGTTGGTAGATATGGTTATGGAAAAGTTAAGTTTTTTGGAGAAACCGATGTCAGATGGTTAGATTTAAACCAGATTATCAAATTCAAACGACATGAGATTGTTGTGTATGAAGATGAAACTACCAAACCTGTAATTGGTAAGGGACTCAACAAGGCTGCTGAAGTAACTCTACTTTTACAAATAACCTCCATGAAAGACCAAGTAACAGAGAAGTTGAGGGTAAGTGCAGAAAGACAAGGAGCAAAGTTTATCTCTTTTGATTCAAACAAAAAAGAATGGAAATTTACAGTTCAACATTTTAGTAGATTTGGTCTGagcgatgatgaagaagaagatatcGCAATGGGTGATGCCGGTTCCGATTCCGATGTCCAAGAACCGATTCCAATGAATGATAGTGATGGTTCTGATCCCCACCTTCTTTCTCATTCTCTTCCTTCACACCTTGGTCTTGATCCTGTTAGAATGAAGGAAATGCAAATGGTGATGTTTCCTtatgaggaagatgaagatgaagaattgAATGAAAGTTtttcacaccataagcaacaCATAAGATCTCCAATACATCATCCTTCTACCAAAATAACTCGAAAAACTCCATTAGCTTTACTCGAGTACAATCCTGGTAGTTTTGGGTCAACCCCAAACGGGTCAATTTTATTAACCCAACAAAAGAAACCCCTTCCTTTAACAATAACAAAAGTTCAAGGGTTTAAAATGGAGGTAAAGGAAACACCAGTGACAAAGAACTACTCACGAAACATAGTTGATGCTGCATTGTTCATGGGTAAATCATTTGGTATAGCGTGGGGTCCAAATGGCCTCCTTCTTCATTGCAATTCTTCCACAATAAATCTACAAAAAGCTGCAACTGATAACGTTGTCAGAGACGAAAACAACAAAGTACGTGAAGAACTTATCGATTCATGCTTCGATTCTCCTTTAAACTTTCATAAAGAAATCAACCATGAAACAAAGGAAGTTGAAGTTGATGATTACAAGATAAAGATTCAAAAACTTGTATGTGATCGTTTGTCACTTTCTCATATATGTCGAAGCTATATATCAATCATTGAGAAACAACTAGAAGTAACCGGATTATCCCCTTCCAAACGTGTCATGTTAATGCACCAAGTTCTTGTTTGGGAGCTCATAAAGGTTCTTTTCTCTTCAAGAGAAATAAGCTCATTAGATCCAGACATGGAAGCACTTCCTTTGATCCGAAGAGCAGAGTTCAGTTACTGGTTACAAGAATCCGTAATGCATCGCGTACAAGATGAAATCAGTTCCTTAAACGACTCAAATGATTTACAACATTTGTTTTTGTTGTTAACTGGAAGACAACTTGATACAGCTGTCGAGCTCTCTGCTTCAAGAGGAGACGTGAGGCTCGCGTTGCTGCTAAGCCAGGCTGGCGGGTCAATGGTCAACCGGTCCGATCTTGACCATCAACTTAATCTTTGGAAAACCAACGGTTTGGATTTCAGTTTCATTGAAAAGGACAGGATCAAGATTTTAGAGTTGCTTTCAGGTAATATCCATGAGGCTTTAGGAGACATGAACATTGATTGGAAAAGATTTCTAGGTTTGTTAATGTGGTATCAGCTTCCACCTGATTCTGATTTGATTTCCATTTTTCAAACGTATCACCGTCTTTTAGAAAACGGGCGGGCCCCGTATCCGGTTCCGGTTTACATAGACGAAGGGGTAGTGGAAAACGGATGGACCGCGGGTAATGACCGTTTTGACCTTGCGTATTATCTTATGATTCTTCATGGAAGTGAAGACAGGGAGTTTGGTATCTTAAAGACTATGTTTAGTGCGTTTGCTTCAAGTCATGATCCGCTTGATCACCATATGATTTGGCATCAACGTGCTGTTTTGGAAGCTGTTGGGACATTTAGTTGTGATGATCTTCATGTTCTTGATATGGGATTTGTTTCACAGTTGTTGTCTTTGGGACACTGTCATTGGGCAATCTATGTTGTCCTCCATATGTCTAATCATGAGGATTATCCGAATCTGCAAGCTCGCGTTATTAAAGAAATATTGTTTCAGTATTGTGAAACATGGAGTGGTCAAGAAAGTCAACGCGAGTTTATTGAAGAATTAGGGGTTCCATCAGCTTGGATGCATGAGGCCttg GCTGTATATCATGGTTACTATGGAAATTCCGTTAATGCCCTTGAACATTATCTTGGATGTGGGTTTTGGCAAAAGGCACATTCGACCTTCATAAGTTTGGTTGCACATTCTCTGTTCTTGTCAG GGAAACACTCGGAGATATGGAGGATTGCGACTTCAATGGAAGaacataaatcagaaattgagaATTGGGATGTTGGGGCTGGAATTTACATGACATTTTATACCCTTAGAATTAGTTTGGAGGAAGATGATGATGCAATGACTGAAATG GTTTCTCTAAAGAAGAAAAATGATGAGTGTAAAGAGTTCTTTAGTCGGTTGAAAGAGTCCTTGGCAGTTTGGGACAGCCGTTTGCCTCTTGATGCCAG AATGGTGTATGCAAAGATGGCAGAGGAGATAAGTGATTTGCTTGTAGGGGATCCAGGAGAGGGGTCAAGCATTGAGGATAAGTTGGAGTGTTTCAGTACCATATTTGATTCACCCATCCCTGATGACATTCTTTCATGCCATCTACAGTCTGCAGTTTCTCATTTTGCATTGCATCTAACAGAAGCAgcctcttaa